The following is a genomic window from Strongyloides ratti genome assembly S_ratti_ED321, chromosome : 1.
tttaaaaaaaaatcaaaatatttcagCTAGAAAAATCAtgtatagaaaaaattaaataaataaaatcaagTTAAAAAGTGTTAGTATAcaatttcaataataaaCATCTGTCCAcagaaaacaaaaatatatttctgtGTAGGAttatcttataaaaaaatattttccaccttataataattcttaagttaaaaaaaaattaatatagtatatatttatttatcaatgactatttataatttttatttatttaacaaatatggAAAATGTATCTATTATAAAGATTTCCAACGTGTTCGTAAAAATGATATGGATCAAGAAGaagaatttaaattaatatatggtatgatattttcattaaattcaTTCTCAGCAAAATTATGTACTAAAGATTCTATTCAACAATTAAAATCATATACTACAAAttcttataaaatgttttatatggAAACGTTAACTGAATATagattaattataaatacagATCCTGATGCCTCAAATATACACGACTTATTACAATcgatttataaaagttttgcTGAAATTATTGTATCAAATGGTTTAATAGATCCAAATGATAAGGTTAATTGTGAAGATTTTGAAAACACTATCAATCATCTTATTACTTCTCATCCATCTTACCAAAAAGtatcattaattaaaaataaataaatatttaaatttttttaaaatta
Proteins encoded in this region:
- a CDS encoding Trafficking protein particle complex subunit 1, which codes for MTIYNFYLFNKYGKCIYYKDFQRVRKNDMDQEEEFKLIYDSIQQLKSYTTNSYKMFYMETLTEYRLIINTDPDASNIHDLLQSIYKSFAEIIVSNGLIDPNDKVNCEDFENTINHLITSHPSYQKVSLIKNK